A portion of the Hylaeus volcanicus isolate JK05 unplaced genomic scaffold, UHH_iyHylVolc1.0_haploid 12237, whole genome shotgun sequence genome contains these proteins:
- the LOC128884242 gene encoding collagen alpha-1(I) chain-like isoform X3 translates to MLITTCLLVLFFFSLRSLVSSIHYNGVQAIESTTSPLYSSNVTKLSSVGGSDYYLLKNNDDIVDNLYNLNQDNESSATFLLEKKIENSAEYAFMSLLRAIDMATSNESAKNQTMSNNRCVRLSCRNRGPDISNSSTEETYPRVSREVTPMSQPTPQKVTNSNSNSQMTPSDNANAQPSSPSSQKTNSNSQTPSTGNGNPKSSYPSSKNSDSNSDSSSNTNPVSSSNSNPNSSSDSNSNSHTLLKGNTNSQSPNQSSTPQGEKTNELNTSSPPSSTNTFSSSKLATSLVGGGTQSSNPRARSSLLNASTAVKRFNGAPQLQGSGGASRPDISDGGAKPNNSDGGAKPDGSDGAAKPDGSDGAAKLDGPDLAAKPDGSDGAAKPDGSDLASKLDGSDLAAIPDGSDGAAKPDGSDGAAKPDGSDLASKLDGSDLAAKPDGSDGAAKPDGSDLASKLDGSDLAAKPDGSDGAAKPDGSDGAAKPDGSDLASKLDGSDLAGKPGSLDGASKPDGSDLAAKPDGSDGAAKPDGSDEAAKPDGSDEAGKPDNSDGAAKPDDSDGAAKPDGSDGAAKPDGSDLAGKPGSLDGVSKPNGLDGATKPDGSDIAAKPDGSDEAGKPDNSDGAAKPDDSDGAAKPDGSGEELPTTPQSNPKKKKGLSSLFPSLQLSPTGVEMTTPLGSMGVGKPQGGVTLSRQGLRRGLARIHIRDSSVDQRQLTNYTSFQKINEKALNSEASLKKVEEKKFIQRKQRAIPISVTNPPPISLTPEDFQSYDDFMKKIKTNLS, encoded by the exons ATGCTAATTACAACATGTTTATTagtactgttttttttttcgttacgaTCTTTAGTGTCATCCATTCATTATAATGGTGTACAAGCTATCGAGTCAACAACCTCTCCGTTATATTCATCGAATGTTACAAAGTTGTCATCTGTTGGAGGTAGTGATTATTATCTTTTGAAAAACAATGATGATATTGTAGATAacctgtataatttaaatcaagACAATGAGAGTTCTGCTACctttttattggaaaagaagattgaaaattCTGCAGAATATGCTTTCATGTCGTTGTTACGAGCTATAGATATGGCGACATCTAATGAAAGTGCAAAGAATCAGACCATGAGTAATAACAGATGCGTTAGACTTTCGTGCAGAAACAGAGGCCCTGATATTTCAAACTCATCGACAGAAGAGACTTATCCCCGGGTTTCTAGAGAAGTAACACCAATGTCACAACCTACACCGCAGAAAGTCACaa aTTCAAACTCAAACTCTCAGATGACGCCATCAGATAACGCTAATGCTCAACCCTCTAGCCCAAGCA GTCAAAAAACAAACTCAAACTCCCAGACGCCATCAACGGGTAATGGTAATCCTAAATCCTCTTATCCAAGCA GTAAAAACTCTGACTCCAATTCTGACTCTTCTTCTAACACTAACCCCGTTTCTAGTTCTAACTCTAACCCAAATTCTAGTTCTGACTCCAACTCTAATTCTCATACGTTGTTAAAGGGTAACACTAATTCTCAATCCCCTAACCAAAGCA GTACTCCACAAGGAGAAAAAACtaatgaattaaatacatCCTCACCGCCCTCAAGCACTAATACATTTTCATCATCCAAATTAGCCACTTCCTTAGTAGGTGGCGGCACCCAATCATCAAACCCACGTGCTAGAAGCTCCTTGCTTAATGCTTCAACAGCAGTAAAAAGATTCAATGGGGCTCCGCAATTACAAGGGTCTGGTGGAGCTTCAAGACCAGACATTTCTGATGGAGGTGCGAAACCCAACAATTCAGATGGAGGTGCCAAACCAGACGGTTCAGATGGAGCCGCGAAACCAGACGGTTCAGATGGAGCCGCGAAACTTGACGGTCCTGATTTAGCCGCAAAACCAGACGGCTCAGATGGAGCCGCAAAACCAGACGGTTCTGATTTAGCCTCGAAACTTGACGGTTCTGATTTAGCCGCAATACCAGACGGTTCAGATGGAGCCGCAAAACCAGACGGTTCAGATGGAGCCGCAAAACCAGACGGTTCTGATTTAGCCTCGAAACTTGACGGTTCTGATTTAGCCGCAAAACCAGACGGTTCAGATGGAGCCGCAAAACCAGACGGTTCTGATTTAGCCTCAAAACTTGACGGTTCTGATTTAGCCGCAAAACCAGACGGTTCAGATGGAGCCGCAAAACCAGACGGTTCAGATGGAGCCGCAAAACCAGACGGTTCTGATTTAGCCTCGAAACTTGACGGTTCTGATTTAGCCGGAAAACCAGGCAGTTTAGATGGAGCCTCAAAACCAGACGGTTCTGATTTAGCTGCGAAACCAGACGGTTCAGATGGAGCCGCGAAACCAGACGGTTCAGATGAAGCCGCGAAACCAGACGGTTCAGATGAAGCCGGGAAACCAGACAATTCAGATGGAGCTGCGAAACCAGACGATTCAGATGGAGCTGCGAAACCAGACGGCTCGGATGGAGCTGCCAAACCAGACGGTTCTGATTTAGCCGGAAAACCAGGCAGTTTAGATGGAGTCTCAAAACCAAACGGTTTAGATGGAGCCACGAAACCAGACGGCTCGGATATAGCCGCGAAACCAGACGGTTCAGATGAAGCCGGGAAACCAGACAATTCAGATGGAGCTGCGAAACCAGACGATTCAGATGGAGCTGCGAAACCAGACGGCTCGGGTGAAGAGTTACCAACGACACCTCAATCTaatccaaagaaaaaaaaaggattatCTAGTCTTTTTCCCTCGCTTCAACTAAGTCCAACAGGTGTAGAAATGACTACGCCTTTGGGTAGCATGGGTGTAGGGAAGCCTCAGGGAGGCGTCACCTTATCACGACAAGGTCTACGAAGGGGCTTAGCCCGTATTCATATACGTGATTCTT cTGTCGACCAAAGACAACTAACTAATTATActtcttttcaaaaaataaatgaaaaagcaTTAAACAGCGAAGCCTCATTAAAGAAAG TAGAAGAAAAGAAGTTTATCCAGAGGAAACAAAGAGCAATACCAATTTCTGTTACCAACCCACCTCCCATATCATTGACTCCAGaagattttcaaagttatgatgactttatgaaaaaaattaaaacga ACCTTAGTTGA
- the LOC128884242 gene encoding collagen alpha-1(I) chain-like isoform X7, translating to MLITTCLLVLFFFSLRSLVSSIHYNGVQAIESTTSPLYSSNVTKLSSVGDNLYNLNQDNESSATFLLEKKIENSAEYAFMSLLRAIDMATSNESAKNQTMSNNRCVRLSCRNRGPDISNSSTEETYPRVSREVTPMSQPTPQKVTNSNSNSQMTPSDNANAQPSSPSSQKTNSNSQTPSTGNGNPKSSYPSSKNSDSNSDSSSNTNPVSSSNSNPNSSSDSNSNSHTLLKGNTNSQSPNQSSTPQGEKTNELNTSSPPSSTNTFSSSKLATSLVGGGTQSSNPRARSSLLNASTAVKRFNGAPQLQGSGGASRPDISDGGAKPNNSDGGAKPDGSDGAAKPDGSDGAAKLDGPDLAAKPDGSDGAAKPDGSDLASKLDGSDLAAIPDGSDGAAKPDGSDGAAKPDGSDLASKLDGSDLAAKPDGSDGAAKPDGSDLASKLDGSDLAAKPDGSDGAAKPDGSDGAAKPDGSDLASKLDGSDLAGKPGSLDGASKPDGSDLAAKPDGSDGAAKPDGSDEAAKPDGSDEAGKPDNSDGAAKPDDSDGAAKPDGSDGAAKPDGSDLAGKPGSLDGVSKPNGLDGATKPDGSDIAAKPDGSDEAGKPDNSDGAAKPDDSDGAAKPDGSGEELPTTPQSNPKKKKGLSSLFPSLQLSPTGVEMTTPLGSMGVGKPQGGVTLSRQGLRRGLARIHIRDSSVDQRQLTNYTSFQKINEKALNSEASLKKVEEKKFIQRKQRAIPISVTNPPPISLTPEDFQSYDDFMKKIKTSAYSFP from the exons ATGCTAATTACAACATGTTTATTagtactgttttttttttcgttacgaTCTTTAGTGTCATCCATTCATTATAATGGTGTACAAGCTATCGAGTCAACAACCTCTCCGTTATATTCATCGAATGTTACAAAGTTGTCATCTGTTGGAG ATAacctgtataatttaaatcaagACAATGAGAGTTCTGCTACctttttattggaaaagaagattgaaaattCTGCAGAATATGCTTTCATGTCGTTGTTACGAGCTATAGATATGGCGACATCTAATGAAAGTGCAAAGAATCAGACCATGAGTAATAACAGATGCGTTAGACTTTCGTGCAGAAACAGAGGCCCTGATATTTCAAACTCATCGACAGAAGAGACTTATCCCCGGGTTTCTAGAGAAGTAACACCAATGTCACAACCTACACCGCAGAAAGTCACaa aTTCAAACTCAAACTCTCAGATGACGCCATCAGATAACGCTAATGCTCAACCCTCTAGCCCAAGCA GTCAAAAAACAAACTCAAACTCCCAGACGCCATCAACGGGTAATGGTAATCCTAAATCCTCTTATCCAAGCA GTAAAAACTCTGACTCCAATTCTGACTCTTCTTCTAACACTAACCCCGTTTCTAGTTCTAACTCTAACCCAAATTCTAGTTCTGACTCCAACTCTAATTCTCATACGTTGTTAAAGGGTAACACTAATTCTCAATCCCCTAACCAAAGCA GTACTCCACAAGGAGAAAAAACtaatgaattaaatacatCCTCACCGCCCTCAAGCACTAATACATTTTCATCATCCAAATTAGCCACTTCCTTAGTAGGTGGCGGCACCCAATCATCAAACCCACGTGCTAGAAGCTCCTTGCTTAATGCTTCAACAGCAGTAAAAAGATTCAATGGGGCTCCGCAATTACAAGGGTCTGGTGGAGCTTCAAGACCAGACATTTCTGATGGAGGTGCGAAACCCAACAATTCAGATGGAGGTGCCAAACCAGACGGTTCAGATGGAGCCGCGAAACCAGACGGTTCAGATGGAGCCGCGAAACTTGACGGTCCTGATTTAGCCGCAAAACCAGACGGCTCAGATGGAGCCGCAAAACCAGACGGTTCTGATTTAGCCTCGAAACTTGACGGTTCTGATTTAGCCGCAATACCAGACGGTTCAGATGGAGCCGCAAAACCAGACGGTTCAGATGGAGCCGCAAAACCAGACGGTTCTGATTTAGCCTCGAAACTTGACGGTTCTGATTTAGCCGCAAAACCAGACGGTTCAGATGGAGCCGCAAAACCAGACGGTTCTGATTTAGCCTCAAAACTTGACGGTTCTGATTTAGCCGCAAAACCAGACGGTTCAGATGGAGCCGCAAAACCAGACGGTTCAGATGGAGCCGCAAAACCAGACGGTTCTGATTTAGCCTCGAAACTTGACGGTTCTGATTTAGCCGGAAAACCAGGCAGTTTAGATGGAGCCTCAAAACCAGACGGTTCTGATTTAGCTGCGAAACCAGACGGTTCAGATGGAGCCGCGAAACCAGACGGTTCAGATGAAGCCGCGAAACCAGACGGTTCAGATGAAGCCGGGAAACCAGACAATTCAGATGGAGCTGCGAAACCAGACGATTCAGATGGAGCTGCGAAACCAGACGGCTCGGATGGAGCTGCCAAACCAGACGGTTCTGATTTAGCCGGAAAACCAGGCAGTTTAGATGGAGTCTCAAAACCAAACGGTTTAGATGGAGCCACGAAACCAGACGGCTCGGATATAGCCGCGAAACCAGACGGTTCAGATGAAGCCGGGAAACCAGACAATTCAGATGGAGCTGCGAAACCAGACGATTCAGATGGAGCTGCGAAACCAGACGGCTCGGGTGAAGAGTTACCAACGACACCTCAATCTaatccaaagaaaaaaaaaggattatCTAGTCTTTTTCCCTCGCTTCAACTAAGTCCAACAGGTGTAGAAATGACTACGCCTTTGGGTAGCATGGGTGTAGGGAAGCCTCAGGGAGGCGTCACCTTATCACGACAAGGTCTACGAAGGGGCTTAGCCCGTATTCATATACGTGATTCTT cTGTCGACCAAAGACAACTAACTAATTATActtcttttcaaaaaataaatgaaaaagcaTTAAACAGCGAAGCCTCATTAAAGAAAG TAGAAGAAAAGAAGTTTATCCAGAGGAAACAAAGAGCAATACCAATTTCTGTTACCAACCCACCTCCCATATCATTGACTCCAGaagattttcaaagttatgatgactttatgaaaaaaattaaaacgagtGCGTATAGTTTCCCGTAA
- the LOC128884242 gene encoding collagen alpha-1(I) chain-like isoform X4: MLITTCLLVLFFFSLRSLVSSIHYNGVQAIESTTSPLYSSNVTKLSSVGGSDYYLLKNNDDIVDNLYNLNQDNESSATFLLEKKIENSAEYAFMSLLRAIDMATSNESAKNQTMSNNRCVRLSCRNRGPDISNSSTEETYPRVSREVTPMSQPTPQKVTNSNSNSQMTPSDNANAQPSSPSSQKTNSNSQTPSTGNGNPKSSYPSSKNSDSNSDSSSNTNPVSSSNSNPNSSSDSNSNSHTLLKGNTNSQSPNQSSTPQGEKTNELNTSSPPSSTNTFSSSKLATSLVGGGTQSSNPRARSSLLNASTAVKRFNGAPQLQGSGGASRPDISDGGAKPNNSDGGAKPDGSDGAAKPDGSDGAAKLDGPDLAAKPDGSDGAAKPDGSDLASKLDGSDLAAIPDGSDGAAKPDGSDGAAKPDGSDLASKLDGSDLAAKPDGSDGAAKPDGSDLASKLDGSDLAAKPDGSDGAAKPDGSDGAAKPDGSDLASKLDGSDLAGKPGSLDGASKPDGSDLAAKPDGSDGAAKPDGSDEAAKPDGSDEAGKPDNSDGAAKPDDSDGAAKPDGSDGAAKPDGSDLAGKPGSLDGVSKPNGLDGATKPDGSDIAAKPDGSDEAGKPDNSDGAAKPDDSDGAAKPDGSGEELPTTPQSNPKKKKGLSSLFPSLQLSPTGVEMTTPLGSMGVGKPQGGVTLSRQGLRRGLARIHIRDSSVDQRQLTNYTSFQKINEKALNSEASLKKEEKKFIQRKQRAIPISVTNPPPISLTPEDFQSYDDFMKKIKTNLS, encoded by the exons ATGCTAATTACAACATGTTTATTagtactgttttttttttcgttacgaTCTTTAGTGTCATCCATTCATTATAATGGTGTACAAGCTATCGAGTCAACAACCTCTCCGTTATATTCATCGAATGTTACAAAGTTGTCATCTGTTGGAGGTAGTGATTATTATCTTTTGAAAAACAATGATGATATTGTAGATAacctgtataatttaaatcaagACAATGAGAGTTCTGCTACctttttattggaaaagaagattgaaaattCTGCAGAATATGCTTTCATGTCGTTGTTACGAGCTATAGATATGGCGACATCTAATGAAAGTGCAAAGAATCAGACCATGAGTAATAACAGATGCGTTAGACTTTCGTGCAGAAACAGAGGCCCTGATATTTCAAACTCATCGACAGAAGAGACTTATCCCCGGGTTTCTAGAGAAGTAACACCAATGTCACAACCTACACCGCAGAAAGTCACaa aTTCAAACTCAAACTCTCAGATGACGCCATCAGATAACGCTAATGCTCAACCCTCTAGCCCAAGCA GTCAAAAAACAAACTCAAACTCCCAGACGCCATCAACGGGTAATGGTAATCCTAAATCCTCTTATCCAAGCA GTAAAAACTCTGACTCCAATTCTGACTCTTCTTCTAACACTAACCCCGTTTCTAGTTCTAACTCTAACCCAAATTCTAGTTCTGACTCCAACTCTAATTCTCATACGTTGTTAAAGGGTAACACTAATTCTCAATCCCCTAACCAAAGCA GTACTCCACAAGGAGAAAAAACtaatgaattaaatacatCCTCACCGCCCTCAAGCACTAATACATTTTCATCATCCAAATTAGCCACTTCCTTAGTAGGTGGCGGCACCCAATCATCAAACCCACGTGCTAGAAGCTCCTTGCTTAATGCTTCAACAGCAGTAAAAAGATTCAATGGGGCTCCGCAATTACAAGGGTCTGGTGGAGCTTCAAGACCAGACATTTCTGATGGAGGTGCGAAACCCAACAATTCAGATGGAGGTGCCAAACCAGACGGTTCAGATGGAGCCGCGAAACCAGACGGTTCAGATGGAGCCGCGAAACTTGACGGTCCTGATTTAGCCGCAAAACCAGACGGCTCAGATGGAGCCGCAAAACCAGACGGTTCTGATTTAGCCTCGAAACTTGACGGTTCTGATTTAGCCGCAATACCAGACGGTTCAGATGGAGCCGCAAAACCAGACGGTTCAGATGGAGCCGCAAAACCAGACGGTTCTGATTTAGCCTCGAAACTTGACGGTTCTGATTTAGCCGCAAAACCAGACGGTTCAGATGGAGCCGCAAAACCAGACGGTTCTGATTTAGCCTCAAAACTTGACGGTTCTGATTTAGCCGCAAAACCAGACGGTTCAGATGGAGCCGCAAAACCAGACGGTTCAGATGGAGCCGCAAAACCAGACGGTTCTGATTTAGCCTCGAAACTTGACGGTTCTGATTTAGCCGGAAAACCAGGCAGTTTAGATGGAGCCTCAAAACCAGACGGTTCTGATTTAGCTGCGAAACCAGACGGTTCAGATGGAGCCGCGAAACCAGACGGTTCAGATGAAGCCGCGAAACCAGACGGTTCAGATGAAGCCGGGAAACCAGACAATTCAGATGGAGCTGCGAAACCAGACGATTCAGATGGAGCTGCGAAACCAGACGGCTCGGATGGAGCTGCCAAACCAGACGGTTCTGATTTAGCCGGAAAACCAGGCAGTTTAGATGGAGTCTCAAAACCAAACGGTTTAGATGGAGCCACGAAACCAGACGGCTCGGATATAGCCGCGAAACCAGACGGTTCAGATGAAGCCGGGAAACCAGACAATTCAGATGGAGCTGCGAAACCAGACGATTCAGATGGAGCTGCGAAACCAGACGGCTCGGGTGAAGAGTTACCAACGACACCTCAATCTaatccaaagaaaaaaaaaggattatCTAGTCTTTTTCCCTCGCTTCAACTAAGTCCAACAGGTGTAGAAATGACTACGCCTTTGGGTAGCATGGGTGTAGGGAAGCCTCAGGGAGGCGTCACCTTATCACGACAAGGTCTACGAAGGGGCTTAGCCCGTATTCATATACGTGATTCTT cTGTCGACCAAAGACAACTAACTAATTATActtcttttcaaaaaataaatgaaaaagcaTTAAACAGCGAAGCCTCATTAAAGAAAG AAGAAAAGAAGTTTATCCAGAGGAAACAAAGAGCAATACCAATTTCTGTTACCAACCCACCTCCCATATCATTGACTCCAGaagattttcaaagttatgatgactttatgaaaaaaattaaaacga ACCTTAGTTGA
- the LOC128884242 gene encoding collagen alpha-1(I) chain-like isoform X2: MLITTCLLVLFFFSLRSLVSSIHYNGVQAIESTTSPLYSSNVTKLSSVGGSDYYLLKNNDDIVDNLYNLNQDNESSATFLLEKKIENSAEYAFMSLLRAIDMATSNESAKNQTMSNNRCVRLSCRNRGPDISNSSTEETYPRVSREVTPMSQPTPQKVTNSNSNSQMTPSDNANAQPSSPSSQKTNSNSQTPSTGNGNPKSSYPSSKNSDSNSDSSSNTNPVSSSNSNPNSSSDSNSNSHTLLKGNTNSQSPNQSSTPQGEKTNELNTSSPPSSTNTFSSSKLATSLVGGGTQSSNPRARSSLLNASTAVKRFNGAPQLQGSGGASRPDISDGGAKPNNSDGGAKPDGSDGAAKPDGSDGAAKLDGPDLAAKPDGSDGAAKPDGSDLASKLDGSDLAAIPDGSDGAAKPDGSDGAAKPDGSDLASKLDGSDLAAKPDGSDGAAKPDGSDLASKLDGSDLAAKPDGSDGAAKPDGSDGAAKPDGSDLASKLDGSDLAGKPGSLDGASKPDGSDLAAKPDGSDGAAKPDGSDEAAKPDGSDEAGKPDNSDGAAKPDDSDGAAKPDGSDGAAKPDGSDLAGKPGSLDGVSKPNGLDGATKPDGSDIAAKPDGSDEAGKPDNSDGAAKPDDSDGAAKPDGSGEELPTTPQSNPKKKKGLSSLFPSLQLSPTGVEMTTPLGSMGVGKPQGGVTLSRQGLRRGLARIHIRDSSVDQRQLTNYTSFQKINEKALNSEASLKKEEKKFIQRKQRAIPISVTNPPPISLTPEDFQSYDDFMKKIKTSAYSFP; the protein is encoded by the exons ATGCTAATTACAACATGTTTATTagtactgttttttttttcgttacgaTCTTTAGTGTCATCCATTCATTATAATGGTGTACAAGCTATCGAGTCAACAACCTCTCCGTTATATTCATCGAATGTTACAAAGTTGTCATCTGTTGGAGGTAGTGATTATTATCTTTTGAAAAACAATGATGATATTGTAGATAacctgtataatttaaatcaagACAATGAGAGTTCTGCTACctttttattggaaaagaagattgaaaattCTGCAGAATATGCTTTCATGTCGTTGTTACGAGCTATAGATATGGCGACATCTAATGAAAGTGCAAAGAATCAGACCATGAGTAATAACAGATGCGTTAGACTTTCGTGCAGAAACAGAGGCCCTGATATTTCAAACTCATCGACAGAAGAGACTTATCCCCGGGTTTCTAGAGAAGTAACACCAATGTCACAACCTACACCGCAGAAAGTCACaa aTTCAAACTCAAACTCTCAGATGACGCCATCAGATAACGCTAATGCTCAACCCTCTAGCCCAAGCA GTCAAAAAACAAACTCAAACTCCCAGACGCCATCAACGGGTAATGGTAATCCTAAATCCTCTTATCCAAGCA GTAAAAACTCTGACTCCAATTCTGACTCTTCTTCTAACACTAACCCCGTTTCTAGTTCTAACTCTAACCCAAATTCTAGTTCTGACTCCAACTCTAATTCTCATACGTTGTTAAAGGGTAACACTAATTCTCAATCCCCTAACCAAAGCA GTACTCCACAAGGAGAAAAAACtaatgaattaaatacatCCTCACCGCCCTCAAGCACTAATACATTTTCATCATCCAAATTAGCCACTTCCTTAGTAGGTGGCGGCACCCAATCATCAAACCCACGTGCTAGAAGCTCCTTGCTTAATGCTTCAACAGCAGTAAAAAGATTCAATGGGGCTCCGCAATTACAAGGGTCTGGTGGAGCTTCAAGACCAGACATTTCTGATGGAGGTGCGAAACCCAACAATTCAGATGGAGGTGCCAAACCAGACGGTTCAGATGGAGCCGCGAAACCAGACGGTTCAGATGGAGCCGCGAAACTTGACGGTCCTGATTTAGCCGCAAAACCAGACGGCTCAGATGGAGCCGCAAAACCAGACGGTTCTGATTTAGCCTCGAAACTTGACGGTTCTGATTTAGCCGCAATACCAGACGGTTCAGATGGAGCCGCAAAACCAGACGGTTCAGATGGAGCCGCAAAACCAGACGGTTCTGATTTAGCCTCGAAACTTGACGGTTCTGATTTAGCCGCAAAACCAGACGGTTCAGATGGAGCCGCAAAACCAGACGGTTCTGATTTAGCCTCAAAACTTGACGGTTCTGATTTAGCCGCAAAACCAGACGGTTCAGATGGAGCCGCAAAACCAGACGGTTCAGATGGAGCCGCAAAACCAGACGGTTCTGATTTAGCCTCGAAACTTGACGGTTCTGATTTAGCCGGAAAACCAGGCAGTTTAGATGGAGCCTCAAAACCAGACGGTTCTGATTTAGCTGCGAAACCAGACGGTTCAGATGGAGCCGCGAAACCAGACGGTTCAGATGAAGCCGCGAAACCAGACGGTTCAGATGAAGCCGGGAAACCAGACAATTCAGATGGAGCTGCGAAACCAGACGATTCAGATGGAGCTGCGAAACCAGACGGCTCGGATGGAGCTGCCAAACCAGACGGTTCTGATTTAGCCGGAAAACCAGGCAGTTTAGATGGAGTCTCAAAACCAAACGGTTTAGATGGAGCCACGAAACCAGACGGCTCGGATATAGCCGCGAAACCAGACGGTTCAGATGAAGCCGGGAAACCAGACAATTCAGATGGAGCTGCGAAACCAGACGATTCAGATGGAGCTGCGAAACCAGACGGCTCGGGTGAAGAGTTACCAACGACACCTCAATCTaatccaaagaaaaaaaaaggattatCTAGTCTTTTTCCCTCGCTTCAACTAAGTCCAACAGGTGTAGAAATGACTACGCCTTTGGGTAGCATGGGTGTAGGGAAGCCTCAGGGAGGCGTCACCTTATCACGACAAGGTCTACGAAGGGGCTTAGCCCGTATTCATATACGTGATTCTT cTGTCGACCAAAGACAACTAACTAATTATActtcttttcaaaaaataaatgaaaaagcaTTAAACAGCGAAGCCTCATTAAAGAAAG AAGAAAAGAAGTTTATCCAGAGGAAACAAAGAGCAATACCAATTTCTGTTACCAACCCACCTCCCATATCATTGACTCCAGaagattttcaaagttatgatgactttatgaaaaaaattaaaacgagtGCGTATAGTTTCCCGTAA